Proteins encoded within one genomic window of Sebastes fasciatus isolate fSebFas1 chromosome 18, fSebFas1.pri, whole genome shotgun sequence:
- the baalcb gene encoding brain and acute leukemia cytoplasmic protein, with the protein MGCGGSRTDALEPRYLESWTKETESTWLTSTDTDIPLSSIQSIPSENSEGGFASEKTISPVPDFFEDGLPLPAQAYLKVCSAVSEASLNDVKPSSPPAILGSPPKEVAVPSSGTTVQRRSVLHTEEITKWQDNRMSTKQVTITVTQSIHQVDKNGKVKKSLTTYEVMKPVESIKQVATQNT; encoded by the exons ATGGGCTGTGGGGGGAGCAGGACTGACGCTCTGGAGCCTCGATACCTGGAGAGCTGGACCAAGGAGACGGAGTCGACGTGGCTGACCAGCACAGACACTGATATCCCCCTGTCGTCCATCCAGAGCATCCCCTCTGAGAACTCCGAGGGCGGCTTCGCTTCTGAGAAAACCATCAGCCCCG tTCCAGATTTCTTTGAGGACGGTCTCCCTCTTCCTGCTCAGGCTTACCTGAAGGTCTGCTCGGCCGTGTCTGAGGCCAGTCTGAACGACGTGAAACCCAGCAGCCCTCCCGCCATCCTGGGCTCTCCACCCAAGGAGGTGGCGGTACCGTCGTCCGGCACCACAGTGCAGCGCAGAAGTGTTCTACACACTGAAGAGATT ACCAAATGGCAGGACAATCGGATGTCGACCAAGCAGGTGACCATCACAGTGACACAGAGCATCCATCAGGTGGACAAGAACGGGAAGGTGAAGAAGTCCCTCACCACCTACGAGGTGATGAAACCCGTGGAAAGCATCAAACAGGTGGCCACACAAAACACTTGA